From Nitrospiria bacterium, a single genomic window includes:
- the rsmH gene encoding 16S rRNA (cytosine(1402)-N(4))-methyltransferase RsmH, translated as MERERIPDAEELRKDRRGVVRSWSLTTDENYCHIPVLKDEVIQTLRLRPHGIYVDCTVGEGGHAEAILNATAPDGLLFGIDRDEEAVRRAGERLKRHGSRVRLLHGGFKNLGTLLSAQGVRAVDGILMDLGVSTLQLTDSERGFSFQKDGPLDMRMDRRSPVTAAVLVNSLPERQLMQVLFEYGEERWSRRIARAIVDERQKAPVSRTLQLADLIRRAVPRSGQGRRIHPATRTFQALRIVVNQELDQLGVGLAEAVSVLNDGGRLCVISFHSLEDRIVKRTFKALTQTEPPQLRLITKKPVVPGPEEIRVNPRSRSAKLRAVERMAAAPAPGDSGTV; from the coding sequence ATGGAAAGAGAAAGAATCCCAGATGCCGAAGAACTCCGAAAAGATCGGCGCGGCGTTGTCCGGTCTTGGTCTTTGACCACGGACGAAAATTATTGCCATATCCCCGTTCTTAAGGACGAGGTGATTCAAACGCTCCGCTTGCGACCGCACGGGATTTACGTGGACTGTACCGTGGGGGAAGGGGGCCACGCCGAGGCGATCCTTAACGCGACGGCGCCGGACGGTTTGCTCTTCGGAATCGACCGGGATGAGGAAGCGGTCCGGAGGGCGGGGGAGCGGTTAAAACGGCACGGGAGCCGCGTGCGACTTTTGCACGGCGGTTTTAAAAACCTCGGAACGCTTCTGAGCGCTCAGGGCGTTCGGGCGGTTGATGGAATCCTGATGGATTTGGGCGTGTCCACATTGCAATTGACGGATTCCGAACGGGGCTTCAGTTTCCAAAAAGACGGCCCTCTCGATATGCGCATGGACCGGCGATCGCCGGTCACGGCCGCGGTCTTGGTGAATTCCCTTCCCGAACGTCAACTCATGCAGGTGCTGTTTGAATACGGCGAGGAGCGGTGGTCTCGGCGCATCGCCCGGGCCATCGTCGACGAACGTCAAAAAGCGCCGGTTAGTCGGACCCTCCAACTGGCCGACCTGATCCGCCGGGCGGTTCCCCGGTCGGGCCAAGGGCGGCGGATTCACCCGGCGACCCGAACCTTTCAGGCCTTGAGAATCGTCGTGAATCAGGAGTTGGACCAGTTGGGCGTCGGGTTGGCCGAAGCCGTTTCCGTTCTGAACGACGGCGGGAGATTGTGCGTCATCTCGTTTCATTCCCTGGAGGACCGCATCGTGAAAAGGACCTTCAAAGCCTTGACCCAGACCGAGCCGCCGCAGTTGCGGCTGATCACCAAGAAGCCCGTCGTTCCCGGCCCCGAGGAGATCCGGGTCAATCCGCGTTCCCGGAGCGCCAAACTCCGTGCGGTGGAACGGATGGCGGCCGCGCCGGCGCCGGGCGATTCGGGAACGGTATGA
- the mraZ gene encoding division/cell wall cluster transcriptional repressor MraZ produces the protein MKWRSGGSMFLGRFQHTVDSKGRVSIPIKFRETLAERYEEKLIVTTDLDQCLVAYPIEEWQIMQEKVKTIPAMQQEVKDWLRFFYSGAVECPLDRQGRILLSPALREYARITKEIVMLGIFNKIEIWDAKRWKEKESQMPKNSEKIGAALSGLGL, from the coding sequence ATGAAATGGAGAAGCGGGGGATCGATGTTCCTCGGTCGCTTTCAGCACACGGTGGACTCGAAGGGTCGCGTCAGCATTCCAATCAAGTTCCGCGAAACCCTGGCCGAGCGTTATGAAGAGAAACTGATCGTGACCACCGACCTCGATCAATGCCTGGTGGCCTATCCCATTGAAGAATGGCAGATCATGCAGGAGAAGGTCAAGACCATCCCGGCGATGCAGCAGGAAGTGAAAGACTGGCTTCGGTTTTTTTATTCCGGCGCGGTAGAATGCCCGCTGGACCGGCAGGGAAGGATCCTGCTTTCCCCGGCGCTCCGGGAGTACGCCCGGATCACGAAAGAAATCGTCATGCTTGGAATTTTCAACAAGATCGAAATCTGGGATGCGAAGCGATGGAAAGAGAAAGAATCCCAGATGCCGAAGAACTCCGAAAAGATCGGCGCGGCGTTGTCCGGTCTTGGTCTTTGA
- the thiS gene encoding sulfur carrier protein ThiS, with protein sequence MRIKINGKPEEIEAKTVLELLRAKEIEPRMVSVELNSIIVDREAYAATSLKEGDLLEFLFFMGGGGSFYPASKASDLPAGRQGGGGRKFPAGKFSPIYDLRPWAGNLVTREWQIVNKGNRNPRKLQWRGRREPL encoded by the coding sequence ATGCGGATAAAAATCAACGGCAAGCCAGAGGAAATCGAAGCCAAAACGGTCCTGGAATTGCTCCGGGCGAAAGAGATCGAACCCCGGATGGTTTCGGTTGAACTCAACTCAATCATCGTCGATCGGGAGGCTTATGCCGCCACGTCATTAAAAGAGGGAGACTTGCTGGAGTTCCTATTCTTCATGGGCGGAGGCGGAAGTTTTTATCCAGCGAGCAAGGCGAGCGACCTGCCTGCCGGCAGGCAGGGAGGGGGAGGCCGAAAATTCCCCGCAGGGAAATTTTCCCCTATTTACGATTTACGTCCTTGGGCGGGGAATTTGGTGACTCGAGAATGGCAAATCGTAAATAAGGGAAACCGGAACCCGCGGAAGCTTCAGTGGAGGGGGCGACGCGAGCCCCTATAA
- the cysK gene encoding cysteine synthase A yields MTDPWHNDISRLIGRTPMVRLNRLSPPDGAAVFAKVEFFNPGGSVKDRICLNMINEAERQGRLKPGATMVEPTSGNTGIGLAMIAAVRGYKLILVMPESMSMERASLLSSYGAQLVLTPAWEGMRGSIKEAEQLLEQNPTYFMPDQFSNPANPEMHRKTTAVEIWEAMNGRIDAFVAGVGTGGTITGIGELLKSRLSDVQIVAVEPTASAVLSGNEPGPHKIQGIGAGFVPKVLNRSIIDKIVTVTDEEAYRTAKLLAREEGLLVGISSGANVFAAQKVAKALGPGKQVVTILPDTGERYISIEKYFNI; encoded by the coding sequence ATGACGGACCCATGGCACAATGATATTTCCCGGTTGATCGGCCGCACACCCATGGTCCGGCTCAATCGTTTGAGTCCCCCGGACGGGGCCGCCGTTTTTGCCAAGGTGGAATTTTTCAACCCCGGCGGCAGCGTGAAGGACCGGATCTGCCTGAACATGATCAATGAAGCCGAACGGCAGGGCCGGCTGAAACCCGGCGCCACCATGGTCGAACCGACCAGCGGCAACACCGGCATCGGCCTGGCCATGATCGCGGCCGTGCGCGGATACAAACTGATCCTCGTCATGCCGGAGAGCATGAGCATGGAGCGGGCCAGTCTTCTTTCCTCCTACGGCGCCCAGCTGGTGCTGACGCCGGCCTGGGAGGGAATGCGCGGATCGATCAAGGAGGCGGAGCAGCTTCTTGAACAGAACCCGACTTATTTCATGCCGGATCAATTTTCGAACCCGGCCAATCCGGAGATGCACCGCAAGACGACGGCGGTCGAGATCTGGGAGGCCATGAACGGGCGGATCGACGCCTTCGTGGCCGGCGTCGGAACGGGCGGCACGATCACGGGCATCGGCGAACTGCTGAAGTCGCGCCTTTCCGATGTCCAAATCGTCGCGGTGGAGCCCACGGCGTCGGCCGTTCTGTCCGGCAACGAACCGGGCCCCCACAAGATCCAAGGCATCGGGGCCGGCTTCGTTCCCAAGGTTCTGAATCGAAGCATCATCGACAAGATCGTCACGGTGACGGATGAAGAAGCCTACCGCACCGCGAAACTTCTGGCGCGGGAGGAAGGCCTGCTGGTGGGGATCTCTTCCGGAGCGAACGTCTTCGCCGCCCAGAAAGTGGCCAAGGCCCTCGGCCCGGGAAAGCAGGTCGTGACGATCCTGCCCGACACGGGCGAGCGGTATATCAGCATCGAAAAATATTTTAACATTTAA
- the moeB gene encoding molybdopterin-synthase adenylyltransferase MoeB — protein MEFNDQQIQRYSRHIILPEVGGKGQKRICQAKILIVGAGGLGSPAALYLAAAGVGTIGIIDGDVVDLTNLHRQVLHHTPDVAHPKVFSARDKMLAINPDVNVVTYYERLTAKNALSILNDYDIILDGTDNFPAKFLINDACFFAKKPLIHGGILRFDGQVITIRPGQSACYRCIHRNPPPNGLIPTCQEAGVIGVLAGVIGTIQATEALKLILGIGQPLTDRWLIYNALTAQFRSARVKRQAHCPLCGDRPTITELIEYDQAVCEI, from the coding sequence TTGGAATTCAACGACCAACAAATACAGCGCTACAGCCGGCACATTATCCTTCCCGAAGTCGGGGGGAAGGGACAGAAACGGATCTGCCAGGCGAAGATATTGATCGTCGGCGCAGGCGGATTGGGCTCTCCAGCCGCCCTCTATCTGGCCGCCGCGGGGGTGGGAACGATCGGGATCATCGACGGGGATGTGGTCGATCTGACCAACCTCCACCGGCAGGTTCTTCACCACACGCCGGACGTGGCCCATCCGAAAGTGTTCTCCGCGCGCGACAAAATGCTCGCGATCAATCCGGACGTGAACGTCGTGACCTATTATGAACGGCTGACGGCCAAAAACGCTCTTTCCATCTTGAACGACTACGACATCATTCTGGATGGAACGGACAACTTCCCCGCCAAATTCCTGATCAACGACGCCTGTTTTTTCGCGAAAAAGCCGTTGATCCACGGCGGTATCCTCCGTTTCGACGGACAGGTGATCACCATTCGGCCGGGCCAGAGCGCCTGTTATCGTTGCATTCACCGTAACCCGCCCCCGAACGGTCTGATCCCGACCTGTCAGGAGGCCGGGGTGATCGGTGTTCTGGCCGGCGTGATCGGAACGATTCAGGCGACCGAGGCGCTGAAGCTCATCCTGGGCATCGGCCAGCCCTTGACCGACCGGTGGCTCATCTACAACGCGTTGACCGCCCAGTTCCGATCCGCCCGCGTCAAACGTCAGGCCCACTGCCCCCTCTGCGGGGATCGGCCGACGATCACCGAGCTGATCGAGTACGACCAGGCGGTCTGCGAAATTTAG